CCGAGAGATGATGTGCAGTGATAAGGAATATTTCAAACTAAAGAGATGAGAGGATAAAGTGGTTCCATAAAAATAGGACAGAACTGCCACTCAAGTTTAAATTCTATCCCATCTACCTGtaacatatttaaaattgtttttctGTACTTTATCCCTGTATTTTAGGAACAACCGTTGCCTAGCTCATGATGAAGACAAGTTGATTTGTTGATCTCCAAAACTTCCTAAGTTATTTCTACTTAGGTTATTTGTTTTGTTCAAAACCAGATTAGAGCAAGGCTAAAATAAGACTTACAATGGAAACAAGAAGCCTTgacagaaaaagaaagatgaaaacagTGAATCTCAAGGACAATGAAGAATTTGAGATCTAATTTTCCAAATCTGTAAGCCCAATCTCTCTTGGCCCTTTTTTTCtactttatttctttaaaaCATCTCCTAATTAAAGAGATTAGCACCCCTTCAAAGTCTTCTAGCTGTTGGAGACAAGATCATGATGAAGACAAACCACTTTCAGCTGCTACTATAGTGAAACGGTCATCTTCAACCCCATGCCCTACTGAAAACTTCTCATGATGTATATGCAGAGattagttgtattttttgtcaaaaagaTGGTATGCAAACATCAGAGAGAAGTTAGATAAAGATTAGGTAAGTTATCCGAGTGAAATGATGGCATTTGAACAAGTcaaaattcaaatgtttgaatGTGCAGGTTACGATACTCGAGTATCATAGATATTGTAGTCAAGTATCGTGCAAAGAAATGTTTCAATTGTTAGATGAAAGCTTCAGGTACTCTAGTATTTTTACTCAATTCtcgagttttttttttgttgttgaaaACCCTCTCTGTGCTACAATACTTGAGTGTCGTATTTTTGTACTCGAGTATTTTTTGATGTTGCTTAAGACTCTTTCTATGCTTATAGTGTAATACTCGAGTATCATTTTCCAATACtcttttgagtattttttttacTGCATCTAAAACACTTTGTGCTATAGTGTAATACTCGAGTATCATTTTTCAATACTTGAGTATCTTTTGATTGCTGCAGTGTAATACTCAAGTATCATTTTCCAATACTAAGTATTTTTGACTGTATCAAAAATACTCTCAGTTTCTTCTTAAAATGGTTGAGTAGGAAAATGCTAGAAAGCCCGACGGGGTTAtcgaaagggggcaaaaagacaattttgcccccaCGCCCTGCTCTCTCCCTTCCCCTCCCAtggattcccccccccccccccccactctgTATGTCTCCCCTGCCATGGCCGCCACCTCGCCTCATTACCGTCGCCTTGCCTTGCCTCGCCTCCTTCGCCTCTCTGCCATCGCCGCCTCGCCTTGCCTCCAGTCGCTGCATTGATTGTCGGCGAGGCGGCGATGGCAGAGAGGCAACGGAGGCGAGGTGAGGCGACGGCCATGGCAGGGGAGACGCACAAAGCAGGGGGGGCAGTGGcccgctttgcaaatttgcaaagtgggcgggGGGCAAAATTGTCTTCTTGCCCCCTTTCTGTGAGCCGCTCGGTAGGCCCGTCGGGCCTTGTAGAACGACTTCGTtgagtattattttttagttcTTTCCAATACTAAGTATTTGTTACTGATAGTctaatactcgattataaacCTAAAATACTTTATTACTTTTTCATCTAAACCTCAAGTACGAAATTACTTGTCTTCTAAACATCAAGAATTCGATGTTGAGATAATCCTTATTTGATctgaaatttttcataaatagaGAGCttgattaaataatatataagagCACAAAGTTGTTAATATCAGTTACTCTTGAAGGGTGGATTCAAACTTATAGGTTGCTAGATATGTTACACATTGGagggagaaaaattttaagaggtGGACATTACTTTTATATATCTGCATATGATTTTGTTCCCCTTCTGCTATATTAAGGTGAGATGGGTAATATATTTATAGCCATTATGTTCAACACTTGGTGTGTGGACCTTTTTGGTCATGCAAACTTTTTCAAAGCACTCATTAGTAGgattttctgttttgattgaATGCAATGGACACTATAAAGATTTTTGACCCcgatatttattaatttcttttgctCTTTGTTCAAATATTTCTGAAAATCTGCTGTTTTATCTGttcttttttggaattttctatttGAAGGGTCACTGTACTCTATGTTTCACACAACCAGCATTAGTATAACTTGTTTTAACAATCATACTGTGctccattttaaaaaaaaattatgctgcAAGAATGTGGCTCATAATGCCAAGTTAATGTTGTAACAAGGTCTTTGAATGTTTCTCccttttttatatgattttataatgACTCCATAATCAAAGTACCTTTTGTGATCTTGTCTCATTTAACCTTTCTGGATGTCCCAATTATGTTGAATCAATTCTGCAATTTTACATCACTACTTTTATAGCGCAACATGCCTTGTGTTGTAAGTCTATCCTTGCAGCACTTGGTACCCAATCTCATGTCTTGCTGTGACTGCAACTGCTTACCTTTTGTGCTATTCTAAATATTTGTCACAGTTTTTGGTCATTCTGTGGTTCATTGGAATTATTCAGAATTTATCAATCTGTCTAATACTTATTCTTATCTTTATCTCAAGTATATCACAGCATCATTCCTATTTTCCTCTTGATCATACTTAATCAACCTTTTTATGCTGCTTCATGGTACTATTTTTATGCATGTTTTTATTCCACCTTTTAAAATTTGTCATATGGTAGAAGCAAGGTTGTGCAATGCTTTCTCATGTATGGTTTACAAATTGGAACCTTCTTTCAGTATCCAAAATTCAGTCAGCTGGCAATTGTTGGGCCATAGTATGTCCTGCAAGTCTTTAAAAGTTGAAACTATTACTTAGCCTCTTCTCCTCTTCCTTcccctattttctttttgtttcccTTTCCTTAAAAAACATTATGTTTTTGTGTCCTGAAAACAAACTCCTATTGATGAAACACTTGGATGAATTATAAATGTGGTGTTCTTTAATTTAACCAGTACTGTGGACAAAAGCTAGTGCCCATACTCTGCTCTACAATCAATTCCTAAATAGTTCCTAACTGAAACATTTTCTTAGAGACATTCCATATGGAAAAtgaggagaaaaatgaaagaaaacagaaGTAATAGCATTAACTATGACGACAACAGGAAGATAGAAATTAGATAGAGCTGTGCTATGCCGGCTTCAAGATGAATTTCTTAATGTCAAATTTGTATGCACGctttataatttttcaagttAGGTGGTGATCGTATTAGCTGAATTCATAAATTTCATCTAACATAATCTATGGGGAAAAATTAGGTCATATTTCCAGAGAAGCATTTTATGCAAAGATTGTTTACCCCTTCCCTCGCCCAGAAATATGAAGAACTTTACCAGGAGAATGGTGTCAAATTCGTGAAGGTATACTCTCTCCTCCCTCTCGGCCTTCCATTTGAGTAGAACTTTACATATAATAGCATTTAAGGCtggtttttcttatttgtttgaTTGTCAATAGGGTGTCTCTATAAAAAACTTGGAAGCTGGTCCTGATGGACATATAGCTGCTGTTAAACTTGAAAATGGGTCAACAGTAGAAGCAGACACGGTAAATCATTGTTACATGTTTGTAGATATTCTTTTCTTGCATTTGAGAACAAGATAGTGAGCCAACAAAAGGGAAACTTTTTATGCTTCTCTCCATTGAATAGGTTATTATTGGTATTGGAGCTAAACCTGCCGTTAGTCTGTTTGAGAAGGTGGGCTTGAATACAACTGTTGGTGGAATACAGGTCAGATATCAAGAAGTTTATGTTCATTTTTATCTTGTTCAAACCCATGCCTGCTCTTAGAGGGGTCAATTTTCATTTATGAATAATTCTATGTTATTAATTCTGTCATTCTTATCTATTGCTGCTTCTGTTATGATTCTATAAATGCTCTACCTGATTCATTTAAGGCTTTTGTCACATTCTTTTCCAATGTTTTCACCTCCTTCACATTGGAAGGCCCTTTGACTTCTAGATAGGACATGTACGGGTacaattattatatcttatgcCTTCATGGATGTTGATCTTTGCTTCTGCTTATTTATTGTAAACAATATTGgaagtgttttttattttattgtgcaacaaaaaagaaatctGTTCCTTCATTCTAATTCAGCCATGATGTTTGTGCTTTCTGTTTGCTGGTAAAAACTGTAACAATTACACCTTTGCTCTTAAGGTTGATGGTCAGTTCCGAACGAGTATCCCAGGAATTTTCGCTATTGGAGATGTAGCAGCATTTCCATTAAAggtataaaattttcaaataaagaaCCAATTTCTCTGTTTCCCTTTCCTTTCCCAGATTAAgcagagagaaaaaagaaaatgcaactTACATGATATTCAATCTGAGCAGATGTATAACCGTATTGCAAGGGTTGAACATGTTGATCATGCTCGCCGGTCTGCCCAGCATTGTGTTAAAGCATTACTGAGTGCACAAACTCACACGTATGCTGAAGCCTCTTCTTTTGTTGTTTCCAATTTTGTAGAACCTTTAATTTACGTGATGTTACTTGTGCTGCTGAAGCATCCTTAATGATTTATTTCCCTGCATGCTCTCTAGGTATGATTATCTACCATATTTCTACTCAAGGGTGTTTGAGTATGAAGGAAGCCCAAGGAAGATATGGTGGCAGTTCTATGGGGACAATGGTAAGGATATTGCATTAAACTTGAGAACATACTTTTGAACTCGTTAGTATGTCGTATCTTCTGCTTTGTACTCATTGTTATTCTCTTACTGAGCAGTTGGGGAGACTGTTGAAATTGGGAATTTTGATCCTAAGATTGCTACTTTCTGGATAGACTCTGGTAATGCCATCTGTTCATTAAGGCTACTTTACCCATAAATACCTTGAAGCTGAGACCTCTCCTTCTACCAGCCATTCCATGTCTATTAGTTTTGTATTTATTGATCAAAGactaacaataaatttatactgTTCTGCAGGTAAAGTAAAAGGAGTCCTCCTTGAAAGTGGAAGTCCTGAGGTACCTCCTGTTATGAAAAATTTGGCATCAATGTTTTGAACTACTGTTCTCATCACAGTATATTTTCTCAGAAAATATGTTCCAATAATTGGATAACTATAGAAGGAATATTAATGTTGtgccataataaaaaaaacatcaatGCACGCTCATAAGTTTTGGCCAGATTGAAAATTGTTTGTAAAGACATCAATCACAACCAGAACTTAGGGTGTGTTTAATAGCATGGAAAATGTCACATCCAAAGAATTAAATTCCATCTTTGgtgtttgacacactatatttttcatgaaattgaattccacaatcattaaagcatgtttttgactcttttccatggaaaattccATCTAGGGGGAGATGGTTTTCGTTTTCTATGCAAGTTggaaaatgtttttctttccaattaaatgctatcaaacacacccttagtgtCATATAAACTTCCAATACTAATAGAAGTTTTTATATTTATCCAGTAGATTAAATGATTGAGATCAGCTGATTATAACTTTTTTAGTTCATTTACAACTCGTATTTACTCGGGGACTTTTTATAtcattatgaattttattctatttattattttggttcCTAGATTCACATCATTATGTACGTACCTGAATACCCCAACCTGTACGGAAGTGTCACTCTTTTAAATATGGATTCATGAATATTGAGTACTGAATTTGCAGAATTTTTGGGTCTAGCTTCTTGCTATCTTATTTCTCCTCTTCCATGTTGCTTCTTTCTTTGTCTCGAATTCTCATAGTCCACCTTGGTCTTTTATGTATTTCCCTAATTCTCTATTATGttttctatttaatatttttccttCTGTCCACACTATTGGTCCcctatatttttgttatataccAATCAAATATGATCCTTCTACAAAAGTAAACATGCGACATGCTGGAAAGTGGCATATGTTTTATGTTCTATTTGATTTGCTTACGTAAAACTGAATTTGCTGGATGGTGTTCTAATTGCTTGCGTTATTCCATTTACATGTGAACTAATAATGCCTGACCACGTGGTTGTTGAAGGAATCTCAACTTCTTCCTAAGCTTGCTAGGAGGCAGCCTTGTGTTGATAAGACCAAACTCCAGACTGCATCATCAGTCGAGGAAGCCCTACAAATTGCACAAGCTTCTCTCCAGGATTAAGCTTCTCGACAAATTGCAACCGTTGTACAATTCTGCTGCTGCTTGGATGTCCATCTTGAATAAAGTTTTTTGGGGGAATTATTTGGAtcactgagagagagagagaaagagagagaatctaAATCAATAATTGTGCGAGTGGAGAAGAAACACTGAAAGGTTTACCATTCTGAAGTGAGTCTCTAAAGCCCTGAAAATATTGTTCCTCTAAGTTTTCAATCTcaatgcagcagcagcagctcaTAATAATGTGGTATCCTCTATCAAGCTTGATGTTGAAAAGTTTTCATCAAATAATTTGTTGTCATTATAAATAGTCAATCTTATATTTGAGATTCGTTCTGATGCCTCGTCTCTTATAGTAGTTTTGTATCTATGAAGCTAACACGAAACAAAACATCACCAAACTATCTCTAGTTTTGGGcacacaaataatatatatgggGCTTGAGAATTCTCAATTAAGATTTTTGGATTTTACATCAGAAAATTTAGTTGATGAGATGGATAAACTATATCAATTTTGTTGATCATTGTTGAGAAGTGGAccctttttgaaaaattaaactttttattatttaatccagtaaaatactttttatttatataattgtagAAGATGATATAGATATGTACGTTAAAACAAACAGGATGGCAATTGTATTTGTTATTTGTACCCACACACCACCTTCTTAAACATTATAATGAAGGTCTAGTAcctcaattataaaaaaaagaaaaacaggttaaaaatgaaaataaaaactattcCATCCTGATGAAGATGACAAAAACACTTAGGTTACGTTTTTtttgcgtttttaatttttaattttaagttttaaatttatttttatttttttattttgatagtctatttttaaaaaattaaaaatgtgttttttatcatttaaaaaaattattttttaaaataaaaaattaaaaaatacttttatttttaattttgtgaaatattattttatgatattttattcaataaatttgattattaaataataaaattaattttttaaataatttttttattaaaataaaataataaatttaattaataaattattgagatctaagtaataatttatattaaatattattataaataatatgtataatatattatatattatcttatatttttaattataatacagatatattatattttttaaaatttaaataaatatataattttatttttacaatttaagaattttttctttttttttccttttcttttttagactcaaaacataaaaaattgattgtgtttttcatgttttggacTTAGAGattattttggttgaaaataaacattttgttgttttggatttttttcacaattttttttatttttaaaaataataaaataaatgtatttttattattttatagaaCTGAAAACTAAAGCAGTCTTATTGGGCCTTAATAATGCGCTATTGTACCGTACTGCACTGTACTGCTATGCTCCTATCATTTTGTAAATTTGTGAAATTAAAATGTGCTGTGGCATTATATTAGGCTTTAAACAAAAAGACTAAtaatatttcttctttcttacttTTCAATACTCATTCAAAACATAACTTTACATCCCTTAATGTctgaaacaatttttttttactcaataatttctttttctttttttttttaattctgacCAAATGTTGCAAACAAAGACTCTCAAAATCGCTTTTATTAAAAGAAACGTATAATCCCACCAGAGTGGAGTTGacgttaacaaaaaaaatttgaaattatttaaatgatgtgactaaatctttaattattaagttaaaATGTGTAAGTTTTACCTAAACATGGCCACgattcatgaaccgccggttccggttcaagaaatctttgaacctgaaccgaaccgcccaagggcggtttgggacggttcggtttcggttccggttcgtgccggttcggtcaacggtttggaccggttcggtcaacggttccggttccggttcaaaccgaatttttttaattttttttaaatattgttgtatttaattttggtccttgttctgttgttcggttcggtttggtttcgatttttaattgttaaatgtaattgtaaatataaatattctcaactatatttttaataaaaaaacactactaaaaattgaagaaatataagtaataatttcattaaaaataattaaaacaactaaacaagtatgtaatacaagtaattaatttttacaaatgtgaaaaataaaaaataaaaaatagaattagacttaatttcattaaaaaataattacaacaaaaatgtaatacaagtaattaatttttacaaatatgaaaaaaaataaaatatggacttggatcctacgcatcttcattggagtcggaagttgccgttgttgaaccatcattaacccattcgtcagatgatgatgaatggataagttcttcttgacgtcgcatgttagctctttcccaatcatcgagacaaacttgagcttccaatgattctggagccaatcttgatcttctttcgtccaaaatgttgcctccactactgaatgtttgttcaacggctacagttgaagctggaactgcaagaagttgacttgcaataattgcaagagttggaaatgtctccttgtgccttttccaccactccaaaatttcaaaatttaaacctgtatcatcaccaaactcaaaaaccgtggttagataagtttcgagctccgaatgtgagctcgatctaggttttttcctcctttggtctaaaaatttatgaccccatttcattggttgggaggaagagtaatgcgaagccatggatggaaatgattcttcactactaggagcaataacatatgcttcatataattgattgcataaagttctaaccttagaaattataatattcacatcaatttcttcattattttctaatcctaacaacgaataatagttagacaaacactcaattaaaccatcaaatttacacctaggatcaaataccatagtaacaagaaaaatttcaagaataaattgataataacgtaaccatttttctctcatttctaaaacagcatgacaaatttcttcaacattaattccttccattaatacaccagtcacattcattgcttctattaaaaattgatgtgaagttggtttataaacactactaagtgtatgagtagcatcattaaaaattcgtaaaatattcaaaattgaactacaaacattccacatagttggaaaaataggatattgtggaatataatttgctgcaaaagaacacaataaatctttatattcaaaagattgattaagtaatttaaaagttgagttccaacgagtagggacatcttttgaaaaacgttttggggtttgaccattggaggtgcaaaaatgtgcccatgcttttgcagttcgagggtgtacccaaatataagaaataacatttctaattggatctaaataagaattaagtgacttaataccatcttgaacacataaatttaaaacatggcatgcacatctaacatgaaaaaatcttccaccaaaatttggttggcaaattcttttcaattcattaatagaagcagtattagccgatgcattatcaaaagaaattgaaaaaattctattaactaatttatattcttgtaaaatttgttgaattaatctacaaatattttcagcattatgactttcatcaaaacatcgatacgcaagaattcttttttgtaaaacataattttcatcaacccaatgacaagtaatacccatatatgaatgagtttgccaatgatcactccaaatatcactacaaatagaaacattaatattattgttttgaaaatatgttatcaattcaatttttgagtttttaaacaatcttaacaaattccttttcagagtatttctaggaattgatttaaaactaggattaacaaagttttgataaaatcgagtaaaacctaatttttcaccaaaactaaaagataaatgatcaattgctaccatttcagctaaaccagacctacaattagcttcattataaagaaataattgaggagagtttgaagaggtagcaaacccggatatttgtgtttgatcgcggctcaatccaaccttgagcgggtgctttgtttgcaaatgtcgggcgaaagtaccatatccacctccttgcttgaatttgtatacctgattacaataattacaagatacatcaaatttaccatctccttttggtgttttcttgaaataaatattaaaaatatcagaagtataaatttttccacctcccttttgttgagtttcactctcttgtgtttgaaaattttgagtttcaaactcaacattttcaacattttcaaaatttctaccttcacttgccatttttttgaaaaaagtatgataataaaaaaatataataatgataaaataatatagtaacaagtaataaataattaacaatataattgaataaattgataaataacaaaatgagaagattgaagaaattgaaattgaaatattaaatgagagacaaaattgagagaataatagcttgagacttgagagagagagagaaagtgtgaaaaatgagtgggggagggaggggtatatatagataggaattataaaattaaaaaaaaaattaataaaattggaattggaccgttgggggggggggaggggtgctgctaggggggagggggggttgttccggttccgcggaaccggaaccgcgaAACCCGAACCGGCAGTTCCGGTTCCgattccgcggaaccggcggttccggtt
The Diospyros lotus cultivar Yz01 chromosome 12, ASM1463336v1, whole genome shotgun sequence DNA segment above includes these coding regions:
- the LOC127787379 gene encoding monodehydroascorbate reductase, chloroplastic/mitochondrial — encoded protein: MSMSSSSSSSVRRSMAALSNSLVLKHGLSLWCPQSSSLDRIHRHSSVPSRSFRRSYVVAASSFANENREFVIVGGGNAAGYAARTFVEHGMADGKLCIVSKEAYAPYERPALTKAYLFPPDKKPARLPGFHTCVGSGGERQTPEWYKEQGIEILYEDPVIGIDIDKQTLTTNSGKLLKYGSLIVATGSTASRFPEKIGGNLPGVHYIRDVADADSLISSLEKAQKVVVVGGGYIGMEVAAATAGWKLDTTVIFPEKHFMQRLFTPSLAQKYEELYQENGVKFVKGVSIKNLEAGPDGHIAAVKLENGSTVEADTVIIGIGAKPAVSLFEKVGLNTTVGGIQVDGQFRTSIPGIFAIGDVAAFPLKMYNRIARVEHVDHARRSAQHCVKALLSAQTHTYDYLPYFYSRVFEYEGSPRKIWWQFYGDNVGETVEIGNFDPKIATFWIDSGKVKGVLLESGSPEESQLLPKLARRQPCVDKTKLQTASSVEEALQIAQASLQD